ATCCTTCCCCTGCGGACTGGGGATTGCTCAaacccacttccccctcccccccccccaaaaaaaaggggaaaaaaaagaagaagctggGCACTGCTTTGGggagaggtaactagtggtgtcccccaggggtctgcacgGGGCCCCGTCCTagtcaacatgttcataaatgatctgggaaaaaggggtaaacggtgaggtggcaaaatttgcagatgatacaaaattactccagatagttaagtccaaagcagactgtgaagagttacaaaggggtctcacaaaactgggtggctgggcaacaaaatggcagatgaaattcagtgttgataaatgcaaagtaatgcacgtcaGAAAACATGATTCCAATATTGCATACAAgatgatggggtctgaattagctgttaccactcaagaaagagatcttggagtcattgtggagagttctctgaaaacatccactcgatgtgcagcggcagccaaaaaagcgaacagaatgttgcaaatcattaggaaagagatagataataggacagaaaatattgtGTTACctctatagaaatccatggtacgcccacatcttgaatactgtgcgcagatgtggtcaccccatctcaaaaatgatatattggaattgggaaaggttcagaaaagggcaacaaaaatgattaggggtttgcaatggctgccgtatgaggagagattaataagactgggacttttcagcttggaaaagagatggctaaggggataTATCattaaggtctataaaatcatgattggtgtagagaactagggatcaccaaaggaaattaataggcagcaggtttaagtattttttcacagaacgtacagtcaacctgtggaactccttgacagaggatgttgtgaaggccaagactataaaagggttcaaaaaagaactagataagttcctggaggataggtccgtcaagggctattagccaggatgagcagggatggtgtccctggcctctgtttgccagaagctgggaatgagcgacaggggatggatcacttgatgattccctgttctgttcattccctctggggcacctggcactggccactgtcggtagacaggatactgggctagatggaccgttgctCTGACCCAGGGTGGACGTTCTTATGAGCCTGGGCCCcgtctgtcccccacccccaacctgagCACCACCCAAGGGGGAGCTCGGACTGCCCTGTGCTCTGACACCCCCTGTGAGCCAGGCCCTGCTGCAGGCACTGATCCCCCatgtctgctccctccccccaggtgtACCGGGACGTGCCCGTGCAGCCGCCTCACAAGCCCTACCTGTCGCACACGCTGCCCCAGGCGGCCCACGGCCTGCGCTTCTGCCCCTTCGAGGACGTGCTGGGCGTAGGGCACGGCAGCGGCTTCACCAGCCTGCTGGTGCCAGGTACGGACCCCCCATAGTGTCCCCCCACAGTACCACCCCCCCAATCCCCCATGGTGTCACCAGCCACCTGGTGCGAGGTATGGACCCCCCATAGCACCCCTCCCAGTACCACCCCCCAATCCCCCACGGCGTCACCAGCCTCCTGGTGCCAGGTATGGCTCCCCACAACTCCCCATGTGCCCGGTAGCTGACATGCCTGTCATGTGCCCCCTGCTACAAGCCTGCGGGGGACTGGCACGGCTGTGTGTCTGTCCATGGCAGAGGGGGgatggctccctgcccccactaaCCTCCTGttgtctcctctcctcccatACCCCCCCAGGTGCTGGACAGGCAAATTTCGACGCGCTGGAGAACAACCCGTTCCGGAGCCGGAAGCAGCGGCAGGAGTGGGAGGTCAAGGCCCTGCTGGAGAAGGTAAcgtcatctccccacccctgcacacaATACTCAGCCCTGTCCCGCCCCCgccgccctgccctcccccatgcagccccagctggggggcagcTGGATCTCAGTGGTGGGCCACTGCTCCGGGGCCAAGGGAGctgatgctggggggaggggacaccagGGTGGGTAGCTGGGATGTCTGGTGGGGCACCGCCAGGAGGGGTGGTGTCATGGGAATGGGGAGCCTGGGTGGTCCGGGCCCCCCTAACAGCTTGGCCCCCGGCAGATCCCGTCGGAGCTGATCACGCTGGACCCGGGACAGCTGGGCCGGGTGGACACCATCACCATGGAGCAGAAGCACCAGGAGCGAGTGGAGCGGCTGGTGAGCgactgggggggggcggcaccgtggtgcattgtgggaagcgggggggggcaccatggtgcattgtgggaagtGGGGGGGCACCGTGGTGTGTTGTGGGAAGTGGGGGGCGGGTGGACAGTGGGGACCAGGCAGTGTCACGGTTGCTGTGGCATGTCAGgagcgtggggtggggggggacacgCCGCGGTGCATGGTGGGATGCAGGAGGACTCTCTCACACTCCTTCCCGACCCCCAGGGCTTCGACCCCCAGGCCAAGCCGGCGTTCCAGCCGCGCCGGAAGCTGAAGGGACGCAGCTCAGCCGGGAGCCTCCTGCGGCGCAAGAAGAAGGTGGCGAACCAGGAGCAGCGGGTACATCCGTCCGTACTGTCCACCTGTCTGTCCCATCCGCCCTTGGGCCAGCCCTTACCCATCAGGCTTTGCTCCCCACCCCGGAGAGCCAGCTCTCCACTTCCTGTCTCAAACAGGGACTTCCCGtgtgccccgccccccacaactcccctgTCCTACTGGGCCAGTGACGTCCGGGGGCATCTGCCCCATACCCCAGGGCTCCATTACACTGtgaattggggggtggggtgggggggttggatccCAGGGCTGCTCCCCCCCATTGGGCCATTTACTGGGGTGTCTCTGGCTCACCCCCGCTCCCCCTTCCCGCAGACCAAGATCCGGAAGagcctggagcagcagcaggtggcGGAGCGAGAACCGAAGGCGGCACCCCGGGCTCAGAGGTCAGCGCTGGATCGGTTCAAGAAATAGCcttggggaggctggggggaggggattgccCCCCATGGGGGCGAAAGGGGTCACGAGCGTTACCcatcccctctggggtgggggcggggtggggtcccccactcaccctgcactgTCACCCTGCTATTTTTGTATTAAAGTTGTCGTTTGCATTGCCTGGCTCTGgtttggggcagagagggggagggggttactcgaggtggggggcagaggggagcatgGCTGGGAGCCAAGCGCAGGCTGGCGGGGGCTCGGGCGGCTCTGTACagcggggagggagaagagctccCAGCCGATACCCGCACCCAGCCAGCTGGGGGGAAACAGGCTCAGAGCCAAGGGAGGCTGGAAATTCAAAGGCTTGTGGGTGTCAGCGGGAGGTTCTGGACCAGCCTCCCCCAGCCGCAGAGGGGGCTTGGCTCCGGGCAAATGCTCCCTCTGGGTCCTGActcctgggcccaggcccagccccggGAGCCCCGTCTGCTTTATGCCTCTGCAGTAGAACGGAGCCTGTGCGTGGGGGGGACCTACAggccagcttccccccccccccccccccccggccaggcaGGCGAATGACTCCCCAGCGTCCCTGCTCTGCTGGGGATGAGCTgtagcccctgccagccccccgtGGAGTCCCCAGGGGCGCTGGGCACAGGACCGGCTGCTGTTCAGCTGTTGTGTCACAGCCCCCGTGCTGGGCGCAAGGTGGAGCTGGAGCCGTTTATCCCAGGGTGAGCAAGGACAGGGCACTGACCCAGGGAGGCCCCGGGCTGGCTGAGAGTTCGCTTTCAGAATGGCGACGCGCTGCCCGTTCGCTTCCTAGCTGCAAGTCGGGCAACTGCCGGCTTTGCCTCCTAGCAATGCCCCTCAACGGTCACTGGCCGTGTGCTGAGACACGGCTCCTCAGGCCCGGTGCTCTCGCACGGCTCTGGGACAGTCCTGGGGGACCCCTTCTGTGTATCAGCCCCCTTAGTGTCTCACACTCTTGCTGCGGTCAGCCCCTCGGCGTCACCTCCTGGGACTGACCCTCGGCGCCTTCAGCATCCCTCCTTCCTGCTGTGAGCGCCCCATAGCGACTCCACCTGAGTTGGACACCCGGGGAAGACTTGCACCCTCAAAGGGAGCACTGCACCTCCAGCTCCCTTGATCTAaggtgactctcagccagccgtgTAAAAGCAGAAAGGTTTATTAGATGTCTGTAACACAGCGTAGCAAGTCTTTAGTTAACACAGACAATGGAAAGTTACAGCCAGGTGGATCTGGATCCGTCCAGAGCCCTCTAACTCCTCTTTGATCCCAGTCCAGAAGGTTCTTTCCTGCCTCCAGCAGCCCACActtaacaaccccccccccccccccgttaaccATGCACCACACAGGGGAAACTCACATCCCCGGGCCGTgcatcagttctctctctctctctctctctctctctaccaccCCTCCCAGGGAAGCTAGTGATCCAGCCACCAGCCCGAGTTCAATGATAAGTCTGGTCATGGGCCAGCTGAGGCGCATTGCGTGTAGGCTAAGGACTTAGACCTCGCCCGCTGTGTGGGGCTCCCCCCCCGGCTGCCGGGAAGCCCGGGTTCCCCTTGGCTGGCGATGAATCCCTGACCCCCATGGTCAGCGTCATCACGTAACGCCTCACCTGGTAGCTGTATGTCCCTGGCCCAGTGCCCGGCATGGCCCAGTGCCCGGCACGGCCCGGCAGGAGTGGGCGGTGACCCCTGCCCCCCGGCACTGAGTGGCTTGGGGCACATTCACCTGCGAGCTGGTGCTGAGCCTGTGAACTGAGCACGGGTCCCAAAGGGCTCGGATGGTTCTCTGGCTCTGAGGCCTGGCCAACGTTAGACCTGTTAGTGCTGACATCGGGCAGGGCTCGCCAAGCCTGCCATCCCCACCCACTGCCAGGGACCCAGGGGGCAGGTACCAGCTCCTTGAGGGAAAGGTGGGgctcctgtcccctccctgctaaTTACAGAGTCTGTGCTCACCACCACACCCCATCCCATTCAGTCTATGGCCCGGCACCTCTCCAGAGCTGGGTGCAGCACAGGGcccttgtcagggttccctccccactctgaactctggggtacagacgtggggacccccatgaaagaccccctaagcttatttctaccaccTTAGGTTAAAAATTTCCCccaggcacaaattcctttccttgtccttggacagtatcgctgccaccaccaagtgatttagacaaaaattcaggaaagGGTCCCTTGTaatccctatccccccaaaatatcccccaagcccctttcctggggaggcttgagactAACATACCAACCCATTGATtcacaatgtgagcacagaccaaaccttTTATCTTTAGaacactaaaatcaatcaggttcttaagaactttattataaacaaaaaagtaaaagcatcacacctgcaaaaatcaggatggaaggtaactttacagggtaataaaaagatttaaaacccaGAGCATTCCCCCTCTGGACTccgcttcacagttacaaaaacaggaataaaactacctcttagcacaaggaaaattcacaagccaaaacaaaagataatctaacatatttccttgctattacttacaatttctgtaattcttAGATGGATTAtgccaggtatattttcaggagatgttgtccCTGCCTGGCTTCTCTTTCCATTGGAACAAAagaagagagcacaaacaaaacctccccctcccccagatttgaaagtatctgcTTTCCTTATTAgttcttctggtcaggtgccaaccaggttatttgagcttcttaacctctTACCAGTAAAgcgattcagtacagctgccctTATCTGTAGGTTTATGACAGCCCTCATGTGCGTGGCAAGACCCATGAGTGAGAGCAAGCCCCAACTCCCCCCACCattgggccgggcgctgcccagaccctgaccgagatcagggccccggtTTGGCTGAGTCCTCCACAGACACATACTGACACTCACTGTCCCAACACACTCACGGTTTACTAGACAAGAGCAAGAGTCTCATTtaacaaatgggaaactgaggcacaaagtgctttggtgacttgccccaggtgtCTCACATAGAGCCAGGgcacaacccaggagtcctggttctccCCCTCGCACCCCCCCAAACTCTAACACACTAGCCCAGTGATATTCAGTGAGAGCTACCCACTCTTTGAGAATGTTACGACACAAAGCAGCCCATTGGCACGTCTGACAAAAAACACTTCAGCTACCAATAAATACAGCCCCTGAGTGCACGGTAAGTATTAGTAATTCTATCTTCAAACACAGTTTATAACGCAACATTATTACCCGTCTTTGTGGCACTCGCTAGTGGGAGAGGTGACAGCGACAAGCGTGACGAGTGGGTTGTAGGCGGTCAGGCCAAGGCCCATGCACGCATGAAGATGCTCATCCCTCAGGTGATTGGGTTTTTTATAATGTTCATGGCAGAAAACCCAGCTTCGCAGAGGTACATTGTCCGAACACGGTTAAAAGCCAGATGCTGGCTATTCTGAAACTGGTCAGCGGACTGAGTCCAGAACTCGCAACATCCCGCTTCTCTGGCTTTTGCCTTCAAGACATCTGAGCTCTGGAGACTTACAATTTCTAATAGAAAGGCCCCTTCATTGATAGACTCAAGAGTGATCTTTGCTTCAGAAGGGTGAGGTCCATCGGCAGAGACAACAAATAAAATCAAATCCTtgggaattttaaaattctcaaatccattttaaaaattttgaTCAGATTGTTTAGGAATTCGTGCAGCGTTTTCATTGAGGTTTCATCTGTAGCAACAACATGCAATGTGGTAAAGTGCAACATCTTTCCTAGTTAAGTCTGCCTGAAAGATTTCAAGATTCCTCTGACAGGCACACAGTTTTTCAGACAGATCCCTGACACTGCTTGCACGACCATGGAGCTGCAAGCTGAAGGAATACAAGTGACCAGTAATAGCGCACAGAAAAGCCACTTGTGACATCATTCATAAATTCCAGGAACTTGCAACCTCGTTGGTCTTGTGGTTTGAAAGGAATTCTGTTATTTCTTTTTGAAGCGCACAACACCTGTATCATGCATCCCACTACTTAACCAGCGAAAGTCATGCTGCAACAGGTCACTGAATTTGGCTGAAATGTCTTGTAAAACAGTTTTATAAAGACAATGTTGCAAGCTAGAAGTTGagcagatgggcagggatgatgtcccctGTTTGCCAGCATACGTACTTCATTAATCTCATCACAATACCCATTGTTTTTTTCAAGTCTCCAGAGAACTTATGCACAGGCCAGTCTGGTGAATGATGCAGTGAAGTGTATTTAATTAAGGGTGTATCACTGCCACATGTGAAGCACAGCTCATCTCTTTCCCTTTCACGGAGGGACCTCCGTCTGTAACAAGCAAGTTTACTTTCTGCAGACctaaacccttttttttttttcaaaaaaaattttacCTTTCCAAAAATGCTCCTTCCTGTGGGGTAGGTTTCTAATGGTATTAAGCATAAAAATTCACCATCATAAAATCTAACAAACAGCACTGGCTGGGGGGCGTCACTTAAATTGCTTGATTTGTCCACCACAGGAGCCGTGTGTTTGGCATTTTTAATCAGAAAGTAGTGCTGACAGACAATCCACGTAAATTACAAATATCAGCCACTCTTCGCACTGCCATGGAATCAGACAGGGGAACCTGTGTCACACAAGTCACAATGTCAGCTTTGTTTTTATCTCCATCAATGAGCTCCTCCAGCAATGTGCGCTCCTTCACAAGCTCGGCAACCGGGAAAGGCCTTTTCCTTTTAGCTCGTGCCCACATTCTCCAATGAGAGGCAGCCGTCGCTTTCCCCTGTACAGTTGCTGATCGCGTGAGAACATTTCAAGTGTGACACGAAGACTTCCGATTTTCAATGTTGTCACATTTTGCAGCACCACCAGGAGGCCAGGCCGTGTGGAAGTGACTGTGCTTTGAGTCAAAGTGGCACCTCCCAGTGGCAACCTTACAGACAGATCCAGTGGTTTGGCAGAGGAAACACAAAGGCTTTGCCTTTAAATGAAGTGGCATAATAAAGAGAAAATCCGCTGTGCAGCTTGGGTTAAATGCTTGGTTTTCGCTGGCGACTTTGTGACGTTTACTCCCCCCCTCGCATTTGTTTCCGGCTCCATTTACATCACCAATGATTAAAACAGGCGGCGTCCCAACTCAGTCGTAGCCGATGCTATCGGAGAACCTAAGCTCCAGTTCATTACTTACTAAGGAAGCCAGAGGCTGCACATCACTGCTCATGAATTTAGTTACAAACATTTTTTAAGGTGAGCTGGCGGGTTCACATTTGGCCCAGGGGCCGCCATTGACCAGCATCGCACTAACAGCTggggttagaacccaggagtcctggctcccaccccacccccactagccccgtggctctcaacctttccagatgactgtacccctttcaggggtctgatttgtcttgcgtaccttCAAGTTTCAATTAACTTAAAATAGACTTGCTTACTAActcagacatcaaaatacaaaagtgtcacagccacgaTTATTGACAAATCGCTACTTTCTCCTTTTCACCATACAATTATAACATACATTGATTGGCATATAAACATTgcacttgcatttcagtgtatagtacatagtGCAGTAGGaagaagtcattgtctgtatgaaattttagcttgTACTGACTTGGCTAATACCTtttgtgtagcctgttgtaaaattaggcaaatctctagatgcgACAAtgcaccccctggaagaccttggTGTACCCCAACAGCACATGTGCCCCCCATTGAGAATCActgcactagaccccactcccctcccagagctgagaatagaacccaggaatcctggctcccagcccccctgctctaacccaccagcccccctgctctaacccaccagcccccactcccctcccagagccgggagagaacccaggagtcctggctcccagcccccctgctctaacccaccagcccccactcccctcccagagccggggagagaacccaggagtcctggctcccagcccccctgctctaacccaccagcccccactcccctcccagagccggggagagaacccaggagtcctggctcccagcccccctgctctaacccaccagccccccctcccctcccctcccctcccctcccagagctgaggatagaacccaggagtcctggctcccagcccccctgctctaacccaccagcccccactcccctcccagagccggggagagaacccaggagtcctggctcccaggcccccctgcccCTCACAGACCCTCCAGCAGGGCTAGCACCTTGCAcctcagcacccccagccccctatgCAGTGGGGTACaggctcccccttctccccccaccataGCCCAGGCTGCCGCCATTGCCTGAGGGCCCACCTGGTGCACGCTGTACAGCACCTCCCCGTAGCAGCAGGGGTCCATGGGGTAGTGGGTGGATCCAGCCATGCGGGCCGTGTGGGTGGGGGCCAAGCCAGCCCAGCGAGCGCACAGCCCCACGTAGACATCCTCCAGGGGCACGGGAGGCACgtggggggcagcccccagcacccccagggcAGCGTCGCCGGACAGCACGTAGGCCGTGCCGCTGCAGTAGGGGGGGAAGGCCCAGCCGGGTAGGCGGAGGCCGGGACGTGGTGCCGGTTGCCGGGGTCGCGATTGGGCTGCACCCGCCAGTGGACCCGGCCCAGGTAGAGCCGGTGAGGGCTGGGCAGCACCCCCAGGTGGCGGGCCAGGACGGGCAGGTTGAGGAAGACGTCGTCGTCGACCTTCACCACAAAGGCGGCGCCAGGGCAGTGGGCAgccgcccagcccagcagcatcATGGTCTTGAGGGTCAGGTTGGCGTAGGTGTCGGCGAAGCGGCCCTGGACCAGGTCCCCGTGCCGCTGGGACTCTTCCTCCAGCCGGGCCTGCTCCTCGCCCGAGCCCGGCGCTCCCAGGGTGAAGAGCGTCCGCACCGGGTACCCCCCGGCCCTGTGGGCGCCCCCCCAGCTGGCACGCACCGCCTGGCGCTGGGCCGTGTGCCCCGGCGCGCTGGTCACCAGCACCAGCAGGAAGGGGCCCGGGGCCTGCAGCCGTCCACGTTGGGCAGCAGGAAGGAGTCGGGGCCAGGCAATGCGGGGTCTGCGTGCAGGAAACCTCCCCCGCCTCCCAGGAAGGGGGCCAGTGACCACGATAGCAGCTCCTCCCCTGTGCCCCCAACCAGGAGGCTCACAAgcgccagcccccccagccctgccagcagcccccgCAGCAGCCAGGCAGAGGGGCGCCGGgcggggcagagccggggggccaTATGGGGTGAGGGGGAGTCAGCAGGTGGTGGAGGTtgcctaagagagagagagagagagatgggggatcACGCACAGAACAGCCCCCCAGTAGGAGCCCCCCACTACCCCGGCCCACAGCTACCCCCTTGGAGGCAGTGGATGGAGGGAGAAGGCAAGACAGAGGCACATcgtggggaggggggactgggagcacagtggatggggggatggaaatttggggggatgggtggggtaAGCAGCGgaagagggggcaggggccagaggCGGATGGGGAGGGGGCCAAGAACCGGGGGGGccgtggaggggaaggggggcagggccccagggggtcgtggcgggggaggggcgaggagggcaggagccgggtggggggctgaggcggaggggaggaagggggcaggagccgggggtaCGCGGGGCAGGAGCCGGGGCGGGTACGTGGGcagggggcgaagggggggcccGAGGAGCCGCGCTcacctcccggccccgccccgctccgcTCCGCGCTGCGTcggtgcccccgcccccccagcggtAGCTCGTGAGCCGTGTGCACAGATCTGTGTAAGGACCGTGCGTGTGCCGGGGGCACACCCAGATCCCCTGTCACGCGAGCTGCCCTGCCTCGCGGAGCGGATTTCACTAGGGAAGCGGCACCCAGGAAAATAcaagccctggggaggggggatatgGTGGCTGTGTGCACAGACCATCCACCGGGCCCCCCAGTCACCTTCAACCctcttctccccagctctgccctcccgccCGCTGGGGTGTAgctgggggggggcccggggTTTCCGAAGCAGGCCCCCCCCAGCACACAGGGGGCTGCTGGAGCCCGGCCCAGCCATGTCAGGAGGGGGAGTGCCTGGGGCTGTCCACCACACTGCAGGACCGGCTCACCGGCCAGGGCCCCCAGGAGCAAGCCCCACCTGGGGGTCCATCGGCCCCCGCAGGAACTGCTGGGACCTGTAGGCTGAGACCCAGGGCTGCTCtaaggcagtggggaagggaataCCGATCTACCTGTGGCAATGGGGGACAAAGCGCTCTGCACCAATGGGGTGCCACTAGCCCCCACCTGGAGTGGGACCAtgggcctgcagcccccagcagcGCTCCACGCAGCACCGCCTCTTTCCCGTCCATACACCATGaactgagcccccaccccatgGCCTGGGAGCTCTCAGGGACAGGTTACTccctcctgctctccccacccccaagccggGGAACCCCACAGTGTACGGTGCTATGGGGCAACTCCAGTACGCCACCCTGACCCCTCAGGCTAtgctcacccccagccctccccccagctggtcCCTGAGCTGGGCTGAGCAACATTGCTGAGAGGGTCTGGATCGGCAGGGCCAGGGCACGGGCATCTCATTGCATCACGCTGCCCCACCACTGTGCTGAGCGTCGGCGTGTTGCTAGCGGCACTGCCCACGGGGTTAGCCGGACCAGGGGCTGGCCCAGGCGGAGCAGGAGATGGGGCTCAGAGATGGTGCGTTCAAACCAGCCGTGGCCCCAGCCCCTTGCCTGTGGAGGTaccaggggcactgccagcagggtAGAGCCATCTCTATCCCATCCCTGCACTGAGCatggagctctggggctggggtgaaTGGgaaggacagaacccaggagtcctggctcccagccccagcctgcccttcccagagccggagagagaacccaggcgtcctggctcccagccccggtcTGCCCTTcctagagccagggagagaacccaggagtcctggctcccagcccccccaccccacagcagtcACAGTCGGACAAGAACCCCAccggctcccagccagggagggggCTGCGAGGCGCAGATGCCTGCCCGAACTCCAGAACAGAGCTACGGCTCCTGTTCCACCCATCCAGCTCCTGTCCAGGCCAGGGGGGCTCTGAGCTGCAGTCATATTGAGGCCACCCCATAGCGTGTGGGGATTCTCTCCAGGGGGCCGTGGGCTCTGGGATaggccccccccccaagcccagagAAGAAGGGagcctctctccccaccctgctcccttcctcccaggGCGGCTCCAAGGGGGCTGGTGGCTGTTGCCCCCTCCCTCAGATCCCCTTAGGGGCAGGCAGCCTTTGTGACACTGAACATCTCTGGGCCCCCACGTTCCATGAACACAtctggccccccacccccaccccactgacagaccCTCTGCCCAaaccagagccagctgcactggGCCCAGATGCCCCAGGTGTAGATAAATCTGTGGATTAAGCATTTTCGCATAACTGTGTATCATTTTCACATGACTTTGTATTGTGCCTCTTCATAGAACCTTGTATTAAGTCTTTCCATCTATAACctctattttcatacaactttgtatcaaaTCCTTAGATAGAAACTTTGTATTGAGCCTGGGGGTAATGTTATTGCCCCTAAGGAGAGTTAAGGTAGAAGGAAACTGTCTTTTTGCTCGGagtggaagccagacccaagaccaataaaacttgtcaagtgggctcactaaagaagaTCAGACATattgacggcctcgggggttagacaTGAGCActttcttttgaaaacaccctctttgaaaATAAACGTGGCAGCATTAagacaacacccagaaggaagcgCCACAGatgaccaatggacacagacacagattttgaagctggtacagatttgcatgagcgggtctcgtcttgtcaacatgggagcattgcACGGGATACCATATAATGACCGTATAATGACGTGCTAGCAGGAGGGCTAGGACGTAGCTGGGATAATAATTAGCCCCATGGTACTGCACAAGATATGACATCATTAATGCTGTGTCGGTGATGACTTATGATGCCAGGTATGATGATGTCATTAATGCCGTGTCGGCGATGTGCTATGACTCTCGGTGTGATGTCTTTAATTGTGTGGCGGCGATGTGCTGTGACGCTGGATATGATGTCATTAACTGTGCGTCGGTGACGCGCTGTGATGCTGGGTGTGACGTCATTGTGCGTCGGTGACGCGCTGTGATGCTGTGTGTGATGTCATTAACGCTGTGTGAGTAACATGTGAATCTCATGGCTCCCGTGCTCCTGCTgtggacccgggggggggggtctccgggATTTAATTACATGGGCCCAGGCA
The window above is part of the Chrysemys picta bellii isolate R12L10 chromosome 12, ASM1138683v2, whole genome shotgun sequence genome. Proteins encoded here:
- the B3GALT4 gene encoding LOW QUALITY PROTEIN: beta-1,3-galactosyltransferase 4 (The sequence of the model RefSeq protein was modified relative to this genomic sequence to represent the inferred CDS: inserted 3 bases in 3 codons; deleted 1 base in 1 codon) produces the protein MAGPGSSSPLCAGGGLLRKPRAPPQLHPSGREGRAGEKRVEGDWGARWMVCAHSHHIPPPRACIFLGAASLVKSAPRGRAARVTGDLGVPPAHARSLHRSVHTAHELPXGGAGAPTQRGAERGGAGRQPPPPADSPSPHMAPRLCPARRPSAWLLRGLLAGLGGLALVSLLVGGTGEELLSWSLAPFLGGGGGFLHADPALPGPDSFLLPNVDGCRPRXPFLLVLVTSAPGHTAQRQAVRASWGGAHRAGGYPVRTLFTLGAPGSGEEQARLEEESQRHGDLVQGRFADTYANLTLKTMMLLGWAAAHCPGAAFVVKVDDDVFLNLPVLARHLGVLPSPHRLYLGRVHWRVQPNRDPGNRHHVPASAYPAGXFPPYCSGTAYVLSGDAALGVLGAAPHVPPVPLEDVYVGLCARWAGLAPTHTARMAGSTHYPMDPCCYGEVLYSVHQVGPQAMAAAWAMVGGEGGACTPLHRGLGVLRCKVLALLEGL